One Benincasa hispida cultivar B227 chromosome 5, ASM972705v1, whole genome shotgun sequence genomic window carries:
- the LOC120077876 gene encoding putative HVA22-like protein g isoform X1, with translation MGLEMMGSFISRILLMAFGYVYPAYKCFKIVERSRLEIFQLLFWCHYWIIVALLTVFERVGDPLLSWLPLYDEAKLAFFIYLWHPKTKGAACIFSVVLRPFITKHEAKIDHYLIVLRLKTADIAALFWHKTASCSQTTLLDLLHNVSSMPTAQTHRNQPWQNLKKDGTEFAGKATESVSTMENGVAADDSKKKINFDEQLPKPKGRKWRFFNLICVK, from the exons ATG GGACTGGAGATGATGGGTTCTTTCATATCAAGGATTCTTCT AATGGCTTTTGGGTATGTTTATCCTGCTTATAAATGCTTCAAGATTGTGGAGAGGAGCCGATTAGAGATATTCCAACTTCTGTTTTGGTGCCATTATTG GATCATAGTTGCTTTGCTTACAGTGTTTGAAAGAGTGGGAGACCCTTTGCTTTCATG GCTGCCACTGTACGATGAAGCAAAGTTAGCATTCTTTATATATCTTTGGCATCCTAAAACAAAA GGAGCAGCTTGTATTTTCAGTGTCGTTCTTCGACCATTCATAACGAAACATGAAGCAAAAATCGATCATTACCTGATTGTACTAAGGCTCAAGACAGCAGACATTGCAGCCTTGTTTTGGCACAAAACTGCTAGTTGCAGCCAAACAACATTACTCGACTTGCTGCATAATGTTTCGTCGATGCCCACGGCACAGACTCATCGTAATCAG CCATGGCAGAATCTCAAGAAGGATGGAACTGAATTTGCAGGGAAGGCAACAGAATCTGTATCAACTATGGAAAATGGAGTTGCTGCAGATGATTCcaagaagaagataaattttGATGAACAATTGCCGAAACCGAAAGGTCGAAAATGGCGATTCTTCAACTTGATTTGTGTCAAGTAA
- the LOC120077876 gene encoding putative HVA22-like protein g isoform X2 produces the protein MGLEMMGSFISRILLMAFGYVYPAYKCFKIVERSRLEIFQLLFWCHYWIIVALLTVFERVGDPLLSWLPLYDEAKLAFFIYLWHPKTKGAACIFSVVLRPFITKHEAKIDHYLIVLRLKTADIAALFWHKTASCSQTTLLDLLHNVSSMPTAQTHRNQGRQQNLYQLWKMELLQMIPRRR, from the exons ATG GGACTGGAGATGATGGGTTCTTTCATATCAAGGATTCTTCT AATGGCTTTTGGGTATGTTTATCCTGCTTATAAATGCTTCAAGATTGTGGAGAGGAGCCGATTAGAGATATTCCAACTTCTGTTTTGGTGCCATTATTG GATCATAGTTGCTTTGCTTACAGTGTTTGAAAGAGTGGGAGACCCTTTGCTTTCATG GCTGCCACTGTACGATGAAGCAAAGTTAGCATTCTTTATATATCTTTGGCATCCTAAAACAAAA GGAGCAGCTTGTATTTTCAGTGTCGTTCTTCGACCATTCATAACGAAACATGAAGCAAAAATCGATCATTACCTGATTGTACTAAGGCTCAAGACAGCAGACATTGCAGCCTTGTTTTGGCACAAAACTGCTAGTTGCAGCCAAACAACATTACTCGACTTGCTGCATAATGTTTCGTCGATGCCCACGGCACAGACTCATCGTAATCAG GGAAGGCAACAGAATCTGTATCAACTATGGAAAATGGAGTTGCTGCAGATGATTCcaagaagaagataa
- the LOC120077878 gene encoding auxin-responsive protein SAUR21-like, protein MGIHLPAIILHAKQITHRAAPSHRQVGYEVTKQRSASSDVPKGHFVVYVGEEEEERKRFVVPLSYLKNPLFQELLSKAADEFGFEHQLGGITIPCAQDQFLGLTSRLSRPIS, encoded by the coding sequence ATGGGTATTCATCTGCCGGCGATCATTCTTCACGCAAAGCAAATAACTCACCGAGCGGCGCCGTCGCACCGGCAAGTTGGGTATGAAGTGACGAAGCAACGATCGGCGTCTTCCGATGTTCCGAAAGGCCATTTTGTGGTCTATGttggagaggaagaagaagagaggaagcGGTTTGTTGTGCCATTGTCGTACTTGAAGAATCCCCTGTTTCAAGAATTGTTGAGTAAGGCTGCTGACGAGTTTGGATTTGAACATCAGCTTGGTGGGATTACGATTCCTTGTGCTCAGGATCAATTTCTGGGTTTAACTTCTCGATTGAGCCGACCCATAAGCTGA